The window CCGACGAGCAAAATCCACAGCATTTTGACTCCTGAACACATCCCAGATCCCATCACAACCAATGATAAGGAATTCGTCCTCCTCTGTCAACTTTGCGGTCATAAGTTCCGGCTCTGCACTGAGTGGCCCACCCTCCCTGGCCTTCATCCCTTCCATATGCCAGTCTCCCAAGGCACGAGCAACACTAAGTTGCCCATTAAGGTAACCATCATCCACATGTCCTCCAGATGCCTCGATCCGTTGCTTCTCTTTGCTGCAAATTGGTTTGTGATCTCTTGACATTTCAATTGCTTTTCCACGGCGGCACAGCACTGCTCGACAATCTCCAGCATTTGCAACCACCAACAACCTAGCAATAGAAACTAAGATCAACATATGACTAATCAATGACACACATCTCATGGTACATCTGTAATATTTCAGGACATACATAAACGGGTTAACCAGAGAAGACACAGATCGAACCACAATAAATCAACTAAACACGTATGCTTGACCTTAGGTAAACACTAAACAGGTCAACTGGATCATAGTTACCCACACCCATAAGAAGAAACTAATCTCAACAGAATATTACTAGGCAGCCTAAACTTTCCAAGTACTCTAATTAAGTCCGAGCTTGCTTCAGAAGGCAGTAGACCAACAATTACAATTTAGGGTAACAACCCAATTATGCTTTTAGTGTCATTGATCTACATTGAAACAAGACAACAATTCattcaaggaaaaaaaaggaaaacaaacaacaaacaaccaccaccaagccttatcccactaagcgGGGTCGGCTGTCTGAACAGTCATGATACATGCATCAATAGTTCCAAGGTAgagaaaacgaaaaaaaaaatccaaccttCCAATGAGAAGAGCTATCAATGCAGTGGTACCAGAAGCAAGTTTGGCATCCAAGGTGCAAGCTTCCTTAAAGGCAGTGTCAGTATGCAGAAATGCTGAAGTGACAACCCGTTCAATATCTGTAGGGAAGTCTTCATTCTCCAAAATGAACTTCGGCAGATGGGATGAAGCAAAATCAGCCGCATGCTTTCCTCCATGTCCATCAAACACCTGAGCAACCAATACGGTAGGAATGTTCAATTAGGAAATTCTAAGGATATATTAGCTAGCAAGTGCAACACATATAGTTATTGTTCCAAACATATGTTTTAATATCAACAACCACCACAAAAATCTACCTCTAAAGAACTGAGGCATATAGTCAACAAATGAAAACTAAACAATTCAGAGTAGAATGTTATTGCACAATGTGTTAGGAAACTCGTAAGAACATGTGGAAAGACGATAAATACCCCATAGAAGGCGCTTGGGCCATCGGTATGATCCTTGAGCCCATAATCGTCAATAAAATTGTCCACGCAGACATACACATCTTCCATGCATAAACGACACCCAATGTCAGCCCATGCTCCGGAGCGGACAATTGGAATGAAATCAGATTCAAAGTCCTCTGCTTGAACTCCCGGCTCAACTTTCATCTCTTTTGTTTTCGTCTTCATCTGCAAAATCCCATTCACACATTCAACAATTGCACCAAGACCAGAGAATTTATATTCGACAATTTAATCGCTACGAAAACAGATCTTCAATACTCCGAAAAACAGAACTACTCATAGCAAGTAAgcttaattaatcaaaattctaGAAGCCATTTCTACATAATTAACAGCTTAAACATACAATTAATCACTAATCATCTAAGAAACCCAAATGGAAAATGCAGAAGCAGAGGAATGAATGAAACATACAAGAGACGGGTGTCGAACGAGTGATTTCTTGCACGGCACTGGAACGCCATCGGCGGCAACTGACTCGGGATACTGACCGGGTCCATTCCTGTTACGATTGACGGTATTACATgacaaggaaaaataaaaagtaaagcgGAAAGATAGACACTAAGAATTTAGGTGGTTCAACAATTTTTGCTTACGTCTACAAGATAGCAATCAATCTTCCACTATATTAAAATAATGGATACGGCAAGAACAATCTTACCAAGCCAAAGACAAGGCTTgatgaataaaagaaaatataacacTCTCTCACTGTTAATCTAACTCATAATTTATGGTGGAACACTATCACTCTCAACCTTGGAGTGGAACAACTCTTAGAACTCTCACTCATAGTCTTTTGGATGATCTACAATGGTGAAATGCCACCGCTATTCATATGCATGGATGGAAAATCCCAGTGAGTCCAAGAATTAACTATTCCACTATCAATGGAAGTCGAACCACTAATGCACCATCCAATGCATTACCCTTGGAACTCCATATGTTCATGCACCACATAGAGTTCCCATGTTTGATTAAATGAACCAACCATTAAATTCCTTTGAATATGGTATTCTCCAATGTATCATTTGTTCTCAAAAGACTTCCAACATTTTTATGGTTCGTTGAGACTATGGAAAAACCAACCAACTCTTATAGTCTCGGTAACCGTGCTGGAGGTGTATTTTAGCTGGGGAGAGGAAATGTAAGCTAAAATGCGCGGGTAATGAATGACGCGTACCTCCTCTTGGAGTTGGAGCAATGGTACTCGCTGGAGCCGGAAGTAGATCCAGTGCCAGGTAACTTCCCCGGAAGCGTAGAAATGGGAGACTTAGCGCTGTCAGTAAATGCTATTTCAATTGGAGTCGGGCTTTGGAGTAGTTTAGTGATCTTGTCAATAATTTCCCTGATAAACATTCCTTCATACCTGGTTGTTATATTTGAAAATGAAGCAAAAGTACACAAATATTTATTAGCAACTGCaaagattaaataaattttaaaaaatattttaaagttttttgaAATGACATATAAGATCATCTCCAAAAAGgaatgtcaaattttgaacatgaaatttaaattgaCAGTTATATGACACTTGGACATTACTCCAtatgatatgtcaaattttaaatataaaataaaaattcatatttattttctttgcattgataatgaaagaaaatgaactcAAAGGTATAAAAATACTTAAACATTATATTGGTAATGAACGAAAATGAAAAATTGTGTTTCGAGTTATTTAAGCCATTATAACTTTTTaacaagtttttatttatttattacacacacacacacaccacaaAGACGTGgggaataaattagtttttgacttttaagttttaacctcCTTTTCACAAATTCTCTACTTTCTTTGGCTTGAACACAAGACTTTTGGTTGGTAAAAAGAACATGCGGAGTTCATCTCAAACATTTACTGTCAACTACTTAAAAAACCATTAGCCTCATGAGATTACCCACTAGGAAGATGGAGAATTTTTGGCTTTTATGTGTGAGAAGCAAGGATCTGGGGAAATCTGGAAGTATCatgacaaagtttttgttttaagtgaAATTAATCAAAGTTGAGGCACCCAAGTTTTTATCTAAAATTAGATTTATAATTTATCTTCTCAACAATtatctttttaaaattaattttgtataaaaaataattacagTTTGATGATCGGCATAATATCAAACATTGTATTAAATAGTCAACATTTTAATTTGGTAGAGTATCAAATGCCCTATTAATTTAGTCGATGGTTAATTATCCTAGTCGACTGAAATAGTCAATACAGTCCGAACTGTTAAACGATGCCTAAATCATGAGCACCACCGCTCCCATTTGAATGAGCGCAGCTATAAGGCCACACACATCTAGAATAAATTGGAGAACAAGCTCATATATCTTTAGAAGGCTTGAACTCTAGCAATTCAACTTTGACATTAAATTTAGAAAGATTGATGAAATTTAGAAGGAGAATTTCGGTAGAAGAAttggattgaaaaaaaataaaaagaaatgataGAGAACTCAAATCTAAGCATAACTGTTAATGACGATTTAAAGAAATAATGAACAAACAAACAGAGAAAAGTACGTACTTACCCATTAGTAGTTCTGAAAACCCGGACTGTCAAACCTGCAGCTGCAGTAAGAGCACCTGTCCACCGCCGTAGCTTTTCTTGTATATCTGTATCTTCATGGAAGCGCTCTCTATGCTTCTGAAATGCTAGTTCAAAAGTACCTATAACATCTGACGGACTAAGATCGTAGAATATTGGCAGAACCATTTGCTTCAGTGTTCTTCTGCACTCCATGATCTGCACCAGCTCCTCAAGACACCAGATGGAATCCGCATACCTACTTGAGAAGACGATGACCGAAACCTTAGACCCTTCGATTATTTGCTTCACCTTGTCTGATATATTTTCCCCTATTCTTATTGATTCGTTCTCCTCCATAAAGAAGTCAATTCCGGCGTCTTTCATTGTCCAGTAGAGGTGGTCCGTGAAGGTTTTGCGCGTGTCTTCGCTAAAGCTCATGAATACATCGTAGGGCGAGGAGGACgaggtggtggaggaggaggaggaggaagaggacgGTGAAGACGAAGGTGAGGCTTCAAGGGCTGTACTTGTATCCATAACTGCTTACAGCAAAATTTATGATTAATTCAAGTCAAAGTGCACAGATCAGTCCACAAGAAAAGAAGTGCTTTTCTATCTGCATAATTGGATCGAAGTGCGCAGATTTGCTCGCCCAAGGGAAATTGAAATACGATGGCTTTTCATAAAAGCAAATAAATCTGGATGAGCAATACAATAGAATACAATACCCAACTAATATCTAATTGAGAAAATAAAGACTATTAATCGAAAACAGAGGAAAAACCCTGCATCATCCTTCAGCCACACCTAATTCCCCAATTTACAAGGAAGATAATCCTCTTGGTTGTGGACTTGACTGATGGTTTGTTGACCTTTAGGTGGAGAATATTAAAAGGGAAGATAATCCTCTTGGTTGTGGACTTGACTGATGGTTTGTTGACCTGTaggtggagaaatttttagctgTGACGGAAACACAGATGATACAtcaagtgtttttatgtttgtggtggaaaattttaatttttaagttagtaatcttttaacacacatatcccaccatttatataagaACACGTGATGTACGACCTCGTATGacagtcacactgaaaaatctctcctttaGGTGGTTTGTTGACTTTAATTTAAGAGTATTGCTattcatattatgtttttataccacattttcataccaccttatatggcatttgatgtgaacaactacatcatttgaattaatcagatttttaaatttagttcattatttaataaactaataattaagaaaaacttgttgattaaatgataattgtggtatacgaggagtctttcttaTTCGTTTTATtaggttttgtaaatttttcaaataatgtggctgtccacatcagatgctataaacatatgatataaaaatatgatacgAATAATATTACTTTAATTGTGAGGGGTAAAGTTGGATTTTAAGCTGTGGACGGGAAAAACATTTTCCCTTCGTGATTTACGGAGACTGAAGGGTCACTGATGCGAGTAGTTGACGGTATTTGCAGATCATCTGGGAAAACCACAAGCTCTGCCAACAACAATCAATGGACACTACCATCACAACCGTTGATCCCTCCTCTGTATCTTCACCCTCTTCCTCGAAACAATGGAAGCACGACGTGTTCTTGAGCTTTAGAGGCGAAGACACGCGTCGGACCTTCACCGACAACCTCTACTGGACATTAAAAGACAACAAAGTCAACGTCTTCATTGACGAGAACGAACTTCCAAGAGGAGAAAACATAACAGATGAACTGGTGAAAGCGATCAGACGGTCCAGGATGTCCGTCGTCATCTTCTCGAAACGGTACGCGGAATCCCGATGGTGCCTTGAGGAGCTGGAGAAGATTGTTGCTTTTCAAAGATTGAGTTGTATATTTCTGTGTGTTACAAGAGAGTGAGAACACTCTTATAAAGAAACACAAAACGGGATTACAAGAGAGAAGCAAACACCAACCCTAAGTACCTGCCCTAGTTCCGAGAGAAgcaaaagaagaataaaataaagaaagaaggtAAGGGACAAGACAAGGTATGGAAGACAAAAGAGTAGGGTTAAGACCATCACTTTAGCCCATAACTTAGCTAAAGTGAGGATGCCAACCCATACTTGAGATCCTTACACAATACTTTGGGAAGCTAAATGTCACTCCATGAATTAAGGAGTTGACAACATGTCACTAAGAGATCAAACTCAGCCATGCATGAATCCGTGCCCTAAAGTACATTAGACaacttccaatactccccctcaagctggatccagaagattgatggatccaagcttggacAGGAGGCGCTGAAACTGATGAGAAGGCAAGGGCTTTGTGAGAACATCAGCCAGTTGATCAGAGCTTCTGGTGTAGTGTGTCCGAATTACTTGAGATTGCACTTGCTCACGAATGTAATGACAATCAACTTCAATGTGCTTCGTTCGTTCGTTCGTGAAACACTGGATTGGAAGCTATATGCATGGCAGCTTGGTTGTCACATAATAGAGACATAGGAAGAGTTGCAGAAAACCCTAAGTCGCTTAGAAGACCCTTAAGCCAGATTAATTCACAAGCTGTTGAGGCCATTGCACGATACTCAGCTTCGGCACTTGATCTGGCAATGACAGTTTGCTTCTTACTTTTCCAGGTGACcaggtttccaccaacaaaggTGCAATAACCACTAGTGGATTTGCAATCAATGGCATTGCCTGCCCAATCAGCGTCACAGTACCCCATGATGTGAGTGTGATCATTCTTTGTCATGAGAATACCACGTCCCACAGACCCTTTCAAGTAACGTAAGATCCTCTTTACAAGATTCAAATGATCGACAGAAGGAATGTGCATGAATTGGCTGACAATGCTCACTGCATATGAGATATCGGGTCTGGTGATAGTTAGGTAGATTAGCTTACCAACAAGCCTCTGGTATGCACTAATATTTGAGAGGGGAGTTCCGCCCATTTTAAGTTTGAGCTTGCTGTCGAGAGGGGTGGTGGCAGGCTTTGACTCACTCATGTTAGCATCATTGAGAAGATCCATGACATATTTTTGTTGATTAAGAAATAGACCCTTGTGAGACGATGCCATTTCAatcccaagaaaatattttaacacCCCAAAATCTTTAATCGCAAACTTTTGTTGTAGTGACTGTTTGAGTTTGAAGATCTCAGAAGCATTATCACCAGTGATTATTAAATCGTCCACATAAATCAGCACAACTAACTTTCCACCAGCTCCAGTACGTACGAACAATGATGAATCAGCTCCACTTCTTTTGAAACCAGCACTGTGAAGAACTGAGCTTAGTTTAGCATACCAAGCACGAGGGGATTGCTTCAGTCCATAAATGGACTTATGCAACTTACACACCAGATCAGGGACCTGACTTTGAGGATGGCCAGGGGGCAATCGCATGTAAACTTCTTCTTCGAGATCACCATGAAGAAAGGCgttcttcacgtccatttgatACATAGACTAACCTTTATTGGCAGCAACAGACAACAACACCCTTACTGAGTTCATTTTTGCAACTGGCGCGAATCTTTCTTTATAGTCCACttcaaatgtttgagtgaaCCCTCGAGCCACTAACCTGGCTTTATGCCTCTCGATTGAGCCATCTGCATGAAACTTGATCTTATAGATCCACTTGCAACCCactgccttttttccttttggaagtttggtgatgctccagGTGTTGTGTTGGTCTAGAGCATTGAGTTCATCTCTCATTGCTTCCTGCCACACAGCCTGATGGTTAGCCTCATGGAAACTTTGAGGCTCCCTGTAACTAGAAAGGTTGTTAAGGAAGACTGCATGCGAAGGGGTCACTTTTTGATATGACACATAACTTGACATTGGATGCTTTGGTTTGTATATATCAAAATCATGAAACCTGGTGGGAGGTTGCCTATCACGCCGGGGATTGCGTCGGGGTTCTGGGAGAGAAGGCTCACTCTCGTGTAACCCTTCAGCAACATTTGGAGGGTTGTCTTGGTTCTCACTGCCTTCATCTTGTATGAACTCATCTGGTTGGGAATCTTGGAGATCAGTGTCTGTGTTGTCATGACTGAGACTGAGACTGAGCTCTTCGTGGTGTAAATCCTCAGGTCCAATTCTTGGTAATGGAAGCAGGTCCAGGATGTCATCCCCTTGGTCTATGTTTTCACTTGGTTTAAAAAAAGAATTAGTCTCATGGAATCTAACATCTTTGGACACAATCACTTTCCTTAGTTGGGGATTATAGCACTTATATCCCTTTTGAGTGGATGAATAACCAAGAAAGAGACATTTAGCAGCTCTGGGATCCAATTTGTCTCGGTGTTGAGATTGAACATGCACAAAACAGATGCAACCAAACACTTTTAGATGTGAGACAtcaatttttcttcctttcaggACCTCTAGGGGAGACTTGTGTTCCAAGACTCGACTAGGTAACCTATTGATGATGTATGCAGCTGTCAGAACTCTTTGTGACCAAAACCTCTTAGGTACATGCATTTGCAACATCAGTGCTCTTGTTTTCTCAAGAAGATCTCGATTTTTACGTTCGgctaccccattttgttgaggggttCCAATGCAACTCGTTTGATGCATGATGCCATGAGCACTTAAATAATGTTTCATGATATGGGACATGTATTCGGTGCCATTGTCAGATCGCAAGGTTTGTATTTGAGATGAAAAGTGGTTCTTTACAAGGTTATGAAAATCTTTAAATACTTCTATAACCTCACTCTTAGACTTTAGTAAGTACAACCAAGTAACTCGAGAGAAGTCATccacaaaaatcacaaaaaacttGTAACCATCAAACGATTCACTagttggtccccatacatcgGAATGAACAAGTTCAAAACACTTACTTGTTCTAGAAAGAGAAGATTTAGAGGATAATCTAGTGTCTTTAGACAAGTGACAGGTTTCACAAATCATGTCATCATTTCCTAAATTTGGGAACAAAGTTGACAAAATGGGAGAGGAAGGATGTGCTAAACGTTGATGCCACAACCAAGCATCATGAGTGGATTCGAACTTGGTTTGAAGACCTCTGGGATTGCTTTTTGACAGGTAATAGAGACCGTCTAAGTAaaacccttcaccaatcgtccTTTTGGTGACACAGTCCTGAAAAATCACATTGTGAGGAGAAAAAATGGCTAAACAATTCAAGGTATTTGTGATCTTTCCCACAGATAGAAGTTTAAATGGAAAGGAAGGAACATACAAAGCTACAGACTCGAGTTCATCTGACATCAActtgattttttcttttcctagaaCCTTTACTTGGTTTCCATCTGCTATTGAGACTTGAGAAGGTTTTGTCAATCGTTCAAATTTTTGAGAATTAGACACAAGGttggtcatatgatctgtggcacccgaatctataacccaaaaatcatgcaacataTTTAATTTTAGTGCAGTTTTAAAGGCTTTCATAAGACCTGGCATGTCTTCTTGGGGCACAGGATTTGTGTCTGTCAAAAAACCTGTGAACTTGCCAAGCATTGTTGTTGATGTTCCTTCTTCCATGCCCTTGGTACTGTCTTTTTGATCACCTCCTTTCTTGCCTTGTAGAAATGACAGGAACTCATTCATGAGTTCTGTCGGGTTGGCTGTGAAATTCTTGAATGAATATGCCTTATTGGAGATGGAGGTGGATGCAGAATTCGCTCGATGTGGGGTACGATTCATCCTTGGTACATTCTTCATGAAGTCTGGCTTTAATTCTGGATGTAAAATCCAGCATGTGTCCCTAACATGACTTGTGTTATTGCAGTGTTGACACTTTAGGTGAGGGTGCTTTCCTTTGTACCTTTTTTCGTTAGTTACATATGCCCTAGACTCCGGGACATTTGGCATAGTACTTATGTTCATGACTTTCCTCCTTACTTCCTCACGTTGAATCGTTGCACACACGCTTGGAAAGGAAGGTAGTTCTGTGTTCATGAGTATGTGACATCGCAGATCTTCATATGTTGAGTCAAGACTGGACAAGAGTTGGAAaatcttgtcttcttctgccCTCTTTCGTAGCAATGCTGCATCTGTCGTATGAGGTCGATAAGTTTCCAACTCGTTCCACATGGTCTTCATACTTCCCAAGAGTTGCACAAATGGCTTCCCATCTTGTTGTAAATCGGAGATGTCTTTTTTTAACTGGAAGACCCGAGCAGCATTATTTTGGCTGCCATACATTTCCCTGACTGCTTCCCATAGTTGATAAGAAGATTCTGAGTAGCTGAAAATTTCAGCCAGCTTTTGCTCCATGGAATTCAAGAGCCATGACATCACAAGTTGATCTTTGCTCAGCCAGGATTCATAGTTTGACGAGGAAGCATCAGGAACTTTGAtgcttccatttatgaaccctaaCTTGGACCTACCACCCAGCGCCAATGACACTGCTCTCGACCATGGCAAGTAATTGAACTCATTCAATACGACTGAGCTTAACCTTTGATTTGGGTTGACATCCACTTCATGCATATTTACGGAGGAAATTTCCGGGGAGCTATCCGCCGTTGAAGCTGCCGGATTTTCTTGCGACATTTTTGAGATTGAAGAATTTTGGAAAGCAGTATAGCAGGAGCAGGTTAAagttcctgctctgataccatgttgttTTTCAAAGATTGAGTTGTATATTTCTGTGTGTTACAAGAGAGTGAGAACACTCTTATAGAGAAACACAAAACGAGATTACAAGAGAGAAGCAAACACC of the Pyrus communis chromosome 1, drPyrComm1.1, whole genome shotgun sequence genome contains:
- the LOC137731234 gene encoding probable protein phosphatase 2C 22 — its product is MDTSTALEASPSSSPSSSSSSSSTTSSSSPYDVFMSFSEDTRKTFTDHLYWTMKDAGIDFFMEENESIRIGENISDKVKQIIEGSKVSVIVFSSRYADSIWCLEELVQIMECRRTLKQMVLPIFYDLSPSDVIGTFELAFQKHRERFHEDTDIQEKLRRWTGALTAAAGLTVRVFRTTNGYEGMFIREIIDKITKLLQSPTPIEIAFTDSAKSPISTLPGKLPGTGSTSGSSEYHCSNSKRRNGPGQYPESVAADGVPVPCKKSLVRHPSLMKTKTKEMKVEPGVQAEDFESDFIPIVRSGAWADIGCRLCMEDVYVCVDNFIDDYGLKDHTDGPSAFYGVFDGHGGKHAADFASSHLPKFILENEDFPTDIERVVTSAFLHTDTAFKEACTLDAKLASGTTALIALLIGRLLVVANAGDCRAVLCRRGKAIEMSRDHKPICSKEKQRIEASGGHVDDGYLNGQLSVARALGDWHMEGMKAREGGPLSAEPELMTAKLTEEDEFLIIGCDGIWDVFRSQNAVDFARRRLQEHNDPAACSKDLVDEALKRKSADNLTAVVVCFQPQPPPNLIAPLSISTSPKNLAFFPMQRTDSLPGFQTLSVNSELPEALCNYPTVKFEAWKGQ
- the LOC137730799 gene encoding toll/interleukin-1 receptor-like protein, with protein sequence MDTTITTVDPSSVSSPSSSKQWKHDVFLSFRGEDTRRTFTDNLYWTLKDNKVNVFIDENELPRGENITDELVKAIRRSRMSVVIFSKRYAESRWCLEELEKIVAFQRLSCIFLCVTRE
- the LOC137730886 gene encoding uncharacterized mitochondrial protein AtMg00810-like produces the protein MDVKNAFLHGDLEEEVYMRLPPGHPQSQVPDLVCKLHKSIYGLKQSPRAWYAKLSSVLHSAGFKRSGADSSLFVRTGAGGKLVVLIYVDDLIITGDNASEIFKLKQSLQQKFAIKDFGVLKYFLGIEMASSHKGLFLNQQKYVMDLLNDANMSESKPATTPLDSKLKLKMGGTPLSNISAYQRLVGKLIYLTITRPDISYAVSIVSQFMHIPSVDHLNLVKRILRYLKGSVGRGILMTKNDHTHIMGYCDADWAGNAIDCKSTSGYCTFVGGNLVTWKSKKQTVIARSSAEAEYRAMASTACELIWLKGLLSDLGFSATLPMSLLCDNQAAMHIASNPVFHERTNEAH